From the genome of Rarobacter incanus, one region includes:
- the map gene encoding type I methionyl aminopeptidase, with protein MVELKNSQEIEQMRETGRVVAQALQQMKAAAAPGVSLLDLDSVGKKVLDAAGATSPFLGYHPSWAPSPFPGVVCASVNDAIVHGVPTDQVLQEGDLVSLDFGAVLNGWASDAALSFVIGKASAADQALLDATEQALMDGIAAAVPGAHIGDIGYAVDRVARKGKFGNLEDHGGHGIGREMHMDPFVPNQGRRGKGMRLAPGLTIAIEPMFIAGGNSAYGYDDDGWTIRSLRGGRAAHFEHTIAVTSDGPVILTQV; from the coding sequence ATGGTTGAGTTGAAGAATTCCCAAGAAATAGAACAGATGCGTGAAACCGGCCGGGTCGTGGCGCAGGCGTTGCAGCAGATGAAGGCCGCGGCCGCGCCGGGCGTTTCGCTGCTGGACCTGGACAGTGTCGGCAAGAAGGTCCTTGACGCCGCCGGTGCCACCTCCCCGTTCTTGGGGTACCACCCGTCGTGGGCGCCGTCCCCGTTCCCGGGCGTGGTGTGCGCATCGGTCAATGACGCGATCGTGCACGGGGTCCCCACCGATCAGGTCCTGCAGGAGGGCGACCTGGTTTCGCTGGATTTCGGGGCGGTCCTGAACGGGTGGGCGTCGGATGCGGCTTTGAGTTTCGTTATCGGCAAGGCGTCTGCCGCGGATCAGGCGTTGCTGGATGCAACCGAGCAGGCCCTCATGGACGGCATTGCGGCCGCGGTTCCCGGCGCGCACATCGGCGACATTGGTTATGCGGTTGACCGCGTTGCGCGCAAGGGGAAGTTCGGGAACCTTGAGGATCATGGCGGGCACGGGATCGGGCGGGAAATGCACATGGATCCGTTCGTGCCCAACCAGGGGCGACGCGGCAAGGGAATGCGTTTGGCGCCCGGCCTGACCATCGCGATCGAGCCGATGTTCATTGCCGGCGGCAACAGCGCCTACGGGTACGACGACGACGGTTGGACCATCCGTTCACTGCGCGGGGGGCGCGCCGCGCACTTCGAGCACACGATCGCGGT
- a CDS encoding Fur family transcriptional regulator, producing MANQTPVRNTRQRAAVRAGLDHEPRFISAQDLHMKLRNAGESVGLATVYRVLAELVKAGDADSIHTEDGTQLFRACADAEGHHHHLICVDCGATVEIDPPVEAWVDAVCAKNGFTPIRHVLDVFGRCATCSSGRWDAD from the coding sequence ATGGCGAACCAGACGCCAGTTCGAAACACGCGCCAGCGGGCAGCCGTGAGGGCAGGCCTGGATCATGAACCGCGCTTCATATCGGCCCAAGATCTGCACATGAAGCTGCGCAACGCCGGCGAATCCGTTGGGCTCGCCACCGTCTACAGGGTGCTAGCCGAGCTGGTGAAGGCCGGTGACGCAGACTCGATTCACACCGAAGACGGAACTCAGCTGTTTCGCGCGTGCGCGGATGCGGAAGGGCATCACCACCACCTGATTTGCGTCGACTGCGGAGCGACCGTCGAAATTGACCCCCCGGTTGAGGCGTGGGTGGATGCCGTGTGCGCGAAGAACGGTTTCACGCCCATTCGCCACGTGCTGGACGTCTTTGGCAGGTGCGCAACGTGCAGCTCCGGCCGCTGGGACGCTGACTAG
- the trxA gene encoding thioredoxin, with protein MSTVEITKENFSDTIAQNDIVLVDFWAEWCGPCRQFGPVFEASSKKHEDIVFGKLDTEAQQELAAAAGITSIPTIMAFREGVLVFSQPGALRAPQLEEVISAVKDLNMEEVHASIAAEKAQTN; from the coding sequence ATGTCTACGGTGGAAATCACCAAGGAGAACTTCTCGGACACCATCGCGCAGAACGACATCGTGCTGGTTGATTTCTGGGCGGAGTGGTGTGGTCCGTGCCGCCAATTCGGGCCCGTCTTCGAGGCCTCCTCGAAAAAGCATGAGGACATCGTCTTCGGCAAGCTCGACACCGAAGCGCAGCAGGAACTGGCCGCCGCCGCGGGCATCACTTCCATCCCCACGATCATGGCGTTCCGAGAGGGAGTGCTGGTGTTTTCGCAGCCGGGGGCGCTGCGCGCACCGCAACTTGAGGAGGTCATCTCTGCCGTCAAGGACCTCAACATGGAAGAAGTGCACGCCTCCATCGCCGCAGAGAAGGCGCAAACCAACTAA
- a CDS encoding alpha/beta hydrolase yields MDTAQANGWSPDILGPGFEALTLDLRSDDEGPVVATLVRSLPSAPQLRHLRPVARPLDDVDILYIHGWSDYFFQTQLARFFTDRGARFFALDLRKYGRSLRPGQTAGFITDLTEYDEDIEAALTVIKQDLPPGTKPRRLIPMGHSTGGLIWSLWVARHPGAASALILNSPWLEFQLSATVRTAIAPIVNLQASLTPHNAAPNIDFGFYARAQRACADPAQPMVINEAWRPEHTTAVRAAWLKAILVGHATVQAGLDIKVPICVLLSEKFAPPTRWSDQLTRCDTVLVVDEIAKAALKLGQTVTVNRISGAIHDVFLSRRKARADAYRRMEDWFSGVAARPEPGARRAFKLPF; encoded by the coding sequence ATGGACACCGCACAGGCTAACGGGTGGTCGCCGGACATTTTGGGACCGGGTTTCGAGGCGCTGACCCTCGATTTACGGAGCGATGACGAGGGACCCGTCGTCGCCACCTTGGTCCGCAGCCTCCCGTCTGCCCCGCAGCTTCGACACCTGCGCCCGGTCGCCCGCCCGCTCGATGACGTGGACATCCTCTACATCCACGGCTGGTCGGACTACTTTTTCCAAACGCAACTGGCCCGTTTCTTCACGGACCGCGGCGCCCGCTTCTTCGCACTCGACCTGCGCAAATATGGGCGTAGCCTACGCCCGGGGCAAACGGCGGGCTTCATCACGGACCTGACCGAGTATGACGAGGACATCGAGGCCGCTCTCACGGTCATCAAGCAAGACCTACCCCCGGGCACCAAGCCGCGCCGCCTCATCCCCATGGGCCATTCGACGGGCGGACTGATCTGGTCGCTGTGGGTGGCGCGCCACCCCGGCGCCGCGAGCGCGCTGATCCTCAACTCGCCGTGGCTGGAATTCCAGCTCAGCGCTACCGTGCGAACCGCCATAGCCCCGATCGTGAATTTGCAAGCATCCTTGACTCCCCACAACGCGGCCCCGAACATTGATTTCGGTTTCTACGCGCGCGCCCAGCGGGCGTGCGCGGACCCGGCACAGCCCATGGTGATCAACGAGGCGTGGCGGCCCGAGCACACCACGGCCGTGCGCGCGGCGTGGCTCAAGGCGATCCTTGTGGGACACGCGACCGTGCAGGCGGGTTTGGACATAAAGGTGCCGATTTGCGTTTTGCTCTCCGAGAAGTTCGCGCCGCCCACGCGCTGGAGCGATCAGCTGACCCGCTGCGACACGGTTTTGGTGGTGGACGAGATCGCCAAGGCCGCTCTCAAGCTCGGCCAAACGGTGACGGTCAACCGGATCAGCGGCGCGATCCATGACGTTTTCTTGTCCCGCCGCAAGGCGCGCGCCGACGCCTACCGGCGGATGGAGGACTGGTTCTCAGGCGTGGCGGCGCGCCCCGAGCCCGGGGCCCGCCGCGCCTTCAAACTGCCGTTCTAG